The following DNA comes from Fervidibacillus albus.
AACTACTTTTCCGTGTATTTTTATGTCTTCTAGTGAATCGTTAGTTACGACGTAATCAATAAAACTGTTGTCGTAGGAATCAGGTCTGAAAATAATTTTGTCATCAAAACGATAAAATTTTTTAACGGCATAATCACAACCGTTACTGTACACAACGATGTCACCATCATTAAAGGATGAAAGCTCCATTTGTTTTACAGCGATTAAGGAGTTGTTCGGAATGATTTTATTCATCGACTCTCCGTTTACTCGCATGAAATAAATATCCTTTGATCCAGCCCATTTCCCCATAATTGAATCAGGTATTGAAATTGTTTCAACATCATTTGAGGAAATTGGTTCAACATTGATTGGTAAACCTGCTGAAATTGAAATCGGGAAGTAGGGGTATTCATTTGCTTTAAATATTCTATGCTGCTTTTCCTCTGTCAAATCCGATCTACTTATTTTAAAATAGTCTGCTAACAACTGGATTTTGTCTACCCTAGGATAAGTTTTGGCATTAAGCCAGTTAGACATTGTCATCTCTGGTATACCTAATTTGTTTGCAAGTTCTGTCTGTGTAATTCCATCGCGTTTCAAGTAATACTTTAGATTTTTAGACATTACCTTTTTTAAATAATCGGCATTAGACATATATATCACCTCCTTTTGAAAATATATTACCGAAAAACGGTAACGATGTAAACCAAAAAATACCTTTTAAAAGTATTTTTTTAAAACAACTGTATTGACAATACCTTTTAAAGGTAGTATTATGGTCTCAGAATTAATTGAAAGGAGTTGAAAAGTAATGTTTCAAATCTCACTTGCAGCAGCAAGAGTTAATGCTGGTTTAAAACAAGAAGATGCTGCAAAGAAAATTGGTATTACAGCAAAGACTCTAAGAAACTATGAAAAGGGGATAACATCAATTCCGAGTCACATTTTACGTAAAGCTGCAAAGGTTTATGGTATACATGAAGAAAGAATACGATTGCCTGTTGTAGAAGATGGGGAGTATGATGAAGACGAATTTTTTTTAAATTGCAATACCGTTTAAAGGTAGTATATTGATTA
Coding sequences within:
- a CDS encoding helix-turn-helix domain-containing protein produces the protein MFQISLAAARVNAGLKQEDAAKKIGITAKTLRNYEKGITSIPSHILRKAAKVYGIHEERIRLPVVEDGEYDEDEFFLNCNTV
- a CDS encoding LexA family protein; its protein translation is MSNADYLKKVMSKNLKYYLKRDGITQTELANKLGIPEMTMSNWLNAKTYPRVDKIQLLADYFKISRSDLTEEKQHRIFKANEYPYFPISISAGLPINVEPISSNDVETISIPDSIMGKWAGSKDIYFMRVNGESMNKIIPNNSLIAVKQMELSSFNDGDIVVYSNGCDYAVKKFYRFDDKIIFRPDSYDNSFIDYVVTNDSLEDIKIHGKVVLYIVELD